The nucleotide window AGGCGGCCCGTGAGCTCCTGGGCCGGGCATCGGCCATGGCCACCTCGTCGGCCGGTCCCGACCGGGTGGCGGCCGTGGCCCTGGCTACCGCCCGCCTCGGAGCACGCTTCGCCTCGCGACGCGACGAGGTCATTCGCCCGCTGGAGCGGGCACTAGCCGCCGTCGAGGGGGCCCACGACGTCTGGGAGGCGCGGGTGGCGGCCGCCCTCGCTCGTGAACTGGCCCACTCCGTTCCCGAGGACCGCCCTCGGGCCGGGCCGCTCAGCGAGCGCGCGCTGGTCCTCGGCCGCCGGAGCGGGGACGACGCCACCCGCCGGGCCTGCCTGCTGGCCCGCCACGACGTGCTGTGGGCGCCCGGGACAGGCCCGGAGCGGGAGGCCATCGCCCGGGAGTTGGCCGCGCTGGCGCTCTCCGCGGGCGACCACGACGGGCACGCCGAAGCCCTCCTGCTGCTGGCCAACGCTCTGCTCGAGCAGGGTTCGTCCGCCTTCGAGGCCCCGCTGGTCGAGTGCCTGACCATGCTGGCGGCACGAGGCCAGCCCCGCCAGCGCTACACGGTGGTGACCAGGCAGGCCTGCTTGGCCCTGTGCCGTGGTCCCCTCGAAGACGCCGACGACCTCATCGAGGAGGCGGCCGCCCTCGGTGCTCGCATCCGCGAGCCCGATACGGCCAACGTGCGCATGTCTCAGCGCCTCGAGCTGGTACGCGCCCGAGGCCGGCCCGCGGAACTGTTGGCTTTCGCGGCCGAGGCGGTCGGCCACTGGACGGGCGCGCCGGTTCACGCCCACGGCGTGGCCGCTGGGTTCTCAGCCCGTGCCGGCGACCTCGGCGCCGCCCGCCACCACCTGGCGGCCGTCGCCGATCTGGGTACGTGGCGGGCCGACCGCTCCTACCTACGGTCCGTGTTCGTGCGGGAGCTGGCCTGGGCCGCCATCGCGGTGGACGACCGTTCCCTGGCCGCCGACCTGCTCGAAGACCTGGTGCCGCTCGGGCCCTCGTGCGGGGTGAACGGTGCGGTCGTGGCTTTCGCCGGCAGCCACGCCCATACGGCCGGCCTGCTGGCGGCCGCCCTCGGCCGGTCCGGCCAGGCTCGGGACCTCCTGGACCAGGCGGCGCGCACCTACGACCGCCTCGGCGCCCGCATCTGGGCGGCCGAGTTGGCCCGCCACCCCTTGGTTGGCGGCCCGGTCACCGCCGGCTCGGGGACCGCCCGCGGTGCGGCCGGGATGGACGGGCGCGCCGTCATGTCCCGGCGGGGCGGGGTTTGGCACGTGTCCTTCGAGGGGCGCGACGCCACCCTCGCCCACAGCAAGGGGCTAGCCGACATTGCCCGGCTCCTCTCGGGCCATGGCCAGGAGGTCCATGTCCTCGACCTCGTCGGCTCGGCTGACCGTTCGGGGCCGGCCGGGGACGTCGTCGACCGGCGGGGCATCGATGCCTATCGCCGGCGCCTGGCCGACATCAGCGCCGAGATCGACGAGGCCGAGCGTAACAACGACCCTGGCCGCCGGGAGTGGGCCGAGGCCGAACGCCACGCCGTCCTCGACGAACTCGAGGTGGCCACCGGTCTCGGCGGCCGTCCCCGCCCGTTCTCCAACCATCCCGCCGAGCGGGCCCGCAAGGCGGTGGCCGGACGGGTCCGCGACGCGATCGCCAAGCTGCACCTCGTCCACCCCGAGCTGGCCGCTCACCTCGACAGCCACATCGTCACCGGCACCTACTGCCGCTACCGGCCCGGCGACGTGCACTGGGACGTGGACGCGGGGCCCTAGGCCCGTGGTCCCCGACCCGGAGAAGTGGCGTTGCCCGAGCCCGAGCCCGAGCCCGAGCCCGAGCCCGAGCCCGAGCCCGAGCCCGAGCCCGAGCCCGAGCCCGAGCCCGAGCCCGAGCCCGAGCCCGAGAGAAGACCGGTGTCAGAGCAGAGGCGCGCGTCAGCGTCCAACTTCGGCCGGCCATCGCCCTCAAGGTGGTCGAGGGCGCCGGTTTCCGGGTCACCCAGCGCAACGCCCGGCTGCGGGCACCGGCGTCGTGATGAGCCTGGTGGCCCCGGCCGATCGGGGCTGCTTGTGGTCTGTACATCGGTGTACAGAGGCGTACACTGAGCCATGGCAAAGGTGATGACCGTAAGCGAGGCCCGGGCGGCCCTTCCGGAGATCCTCGACCGCGTCGAGGCCGGGGAGGAAGTGACGATCACGCGCCACGGCAAGGCGGCTGCCGTGGTCGTCAGGCCAGAGGCGCTGCGTACCCGGCGGGCTGACGCTGCGTTCGCTGTGGCGGAACGACTGAACGAGAGGCTCGTCGAGGGTCGCGCTCGCCCGCTCGATGCCACGCCCGGGATCAGCGAGGAGCGGGCCGAGGAGCTCATTGCCGAGGTTCGAGCGTCGCGTTCTCGCCGGTAGGCCCATCGCCCGGTGGACGCCTTCGATGCCGACGTCCTGATCTACGCGGCCGTCGACGGGCATCCCCTTGGTCGCCGCGTAAGGGCTCTGTTCCCCAGCGCCCCTATGGAGCCATCGGACGCCTTCGCAGGGATCGGCTCGGTTCTCCTTCTTCCGGAGCTCCTGGCGAAGCCAACACGCCTCGCCGCCGTCGACGGACTGTCGAAGCTGGAGGCCCTGCTCGGCCGCCTCGACCTGTTGCCGCTCGACCGGGCCACGGCGGGCCTGGCGTCGGCCCTTGGGACCTCGTACCGGCTCGGCGCGGCCGACGCGGTGCACCTCGCGACCGCCGTGGCGGGTGGCGCCGACCGCTTCATTACCAACAACCACTCGGACTTTCCGACCTCGATTGCCGAGGTCGCGGTCGTGTACCCAGGCTCGCTTCCCGAAGCGTGAAGTCCGGGGGTGTCGCCCGGCAACTGAGGGCGATCGACAATCCAGTTATGAACGCGACGGGCAACGCCGAGCGTACAGGCAGCAGCGAGAGCGGAGAGGATGCCCAGACAGGCGGCTATCGCGCGCCTGTGAACGCGACGGTTTGCCCGGTCGGAGGCCGCCGCGGCGTCAGGCGTTCATGAGTGCTATTCGGCCCGGACCAGCCCGTTTACCTGTCGGGGAGGGGGGATTTGAACCCCCGGCCTCAGCGTCCCGAACGCTGCGCGCTAACCAAGCTGCGCCACTCCCCGGCGATGGTGATGCTACCGGGCCGGGAGGGCCACGGTTACGGGCCGATAGGCCTCGTCCTCGTAGGTGCCGCCGGCCAGGAGGGCCTCTACGGCCCGGGCCAGACGGAACGGGTCGAGGGGCTTCACCACGAAGCCCTCGGCCTCGGAGCGGCGGGCCAGGAAAACGTCGGCCCGGCGGTCGAGCAGCATGAGCACCGGGACGTGGGGGAGCCGGTCGGCCCCCTCCTCCAGGCGCAGGTCCAAGGTGGTGGCCATGCCGCCCATCTTGCCGATCTGCAGGTCGCAGATCAGAAGGTCAGGGGCCTGGCGGTCGACTTCGGCCCGCACGTGGGCGCCCCGGGTGACCTCCCGCACCTCCGTGCCCGGACCGTCGAGGACG belongs to Actinomycetota bacterium and includes:
- a CDS encoding type II toxin-antitoxin system Phd/YefM family antitoxin, with the translated sequence MAKVMTVSEARAALPEILDRVEAGEEVTITRHGKAAAVVVRPEALRTRRADAAFAVAERLNERLVEGRARPLDATPGISEERAEELIAEVRASRSRR
- a CDS encoding response regulator, producing MPDVLIASDSASVRAELRAVLDGPGTEVREVTRGAHVRAEVDRQAPDLLICDLQIGKMGGMATTLDLRLEEGADRLPHVPVLMLLDRRADVFLARRSEAEGFVVKPLDPFRLARAVEALLAGGTYEDEAYRPVTVALPAR
- a CDS encoding AAA family ATPase; translation: MSGPPEPHLFGRDRPLGLLRGQLGRLVAGGSATIFVAGEAGVGKTTLVRAAVAEAADAGARVAWGTCVDVDGAPGYWPWSQALGGLVRLVGDEASLRAAGEDVAVLAHVVRSFGPHPRTEPTGRDRLVLMDAVGRFVGALATEAPVVVVLDDLQWADESSLDLLDFLVRSPSAGPVGVIGAYRQGELAGPVRARVSQLVGRAEHISVQGLDAAASARLVEAVTGRPVSRAAAAAIHRRTGGHPFFVREVARLMPTLDLDRTAEDGTAADGTAADGTAADGTGPVPAAVRDAIERRLAMLDEGAREVLAALAVLAGPMVVDVVAAALGMSQAAVEAAAAAAVEAGVLTGGAGREAFVHDLWRETVAAGLAPEKRAALHLALAPALERRRQRGAEVAAADLARHFTAAVGLDGPDRAVHWTLVASATDMAALAFAEAAGHVQRLRHALAAAALDIDHERLVDLLVVEADALARAGSTEAARELLGRASAMATSSAGPDRVAAVALATARLGARFASRRDEVIRPLERALAAVEGAHDVWEARVAAALARELAHSVPEDRPRAGPLSERALVLGRRSGDDATRRACLLARHDVLWAPGTGPEREAIARELAALALSAGDHDGHAEALLLLANALLEQGSSAFEAPLVECLTMLAARGQPRQRYTVVTRQACLALCRGPLEDADDLIEEAAALGARIREPDTANVRMSQRLELVRARGRPAELLAFAAEAVGHWTGAPVHAHGVAAGFSARAGDLGAARHHLAAVADLGTWRADRSYLRSVFVRELAWAAIAVDDRSLAADLLEDLVPLGPSCGVNGAVVAFAGSHAHTAGLLAAALGRSGQARDLLDQAARTYDRLGARIWAAELARHPLVGGPVTAGSGTARGAAGMDGRAVMSRRGGVWHVSFEGRDATLAHSKGLADIARLLSGHGQEVHVLDLVGSADRSGPAGDVVDRRGIDAYRRRLADISAEIDEAERNNDPGRREWAEAERHAVLDELEVATGLGGRPRPFSNHPAERARKAVAGRVRDAIAKLHLVHPELAAHLDSHIVTGTYCRYRPGDVHWDVDAGP
- a CDS encoding PIN domain-containing protein, whose amino-acid sequence is MDAFDADVLIYAAVDGHPLGRRVRALFPSAPMEPSDAFAGIGSVLLLPELLAKPTRLAAVDGLSKLEALLGRLDLLPLDRATAGLASALGTSYRLGAADAVHLATAVAGGADRFITNNHSDFPTSIAEVAVVYPGSLPEA